The sequence GAGTGAATGCCAATCCCGTCATCATCTTGGGGCCTAGCCCTGATTCTTCATGTGATTTTGTGTGGGGTGTGGGTACGCTCGTGCTGCGTGGGCTTTGCGTTTGTCTAGTTCGGCGAGGCGGAAGGTTAGCGTATCGACGACCGCTGCTGCTAATTGTTCTCTTGTAAAACTTTCTCAGCGATTGTGAGCTGGTTCGGGTGTGGTTTCGGGTGTGGTTCGGTGACAGGTTGCCTCTACTCGTGGCTGGTGACCTCGCACATATAGCGGGCGATCTCGGTGGGATCGGCGAGGAAGTCATCCATGGCCCGGAATGCGATAGTGTCCTCGAGTTCGAGCCCAGTATTAAACTGTCCGTCGGCGGTGATTTCTACGATCCGAGCCCCTGGAACCGCTGTGGCCAGCGATAACATGATTGCTGAGTGGGTGACCATGACAATCTGGGCACCAGCGCCAGTGCCAGCGTCAAGACCGGCGCCAGCGCTGGAGCCCCCGAGCAGTAGACGGCCTAGCATCCCCACGGCGGCCATCTGGCGGACGGGGGAGAGGCCGGACTCCGGTTCGTCGAGCAGGTACAAACCGTCGGCGGGGAATGTTGATAGCAGGTCAATGACGGATTCGCCGTGTGATTTCCGGTGCATGTGTTCGAATCCGGGTCCGTCCGCACCGAACTTCTTGCCTAGTGCGAAGTGAGTTTCGGCGCGCAGGAAGTAACCCACTTTGCGGCGCTCCCCCAGCACCAGTGAGATATAAGGAAGTAAGGAGTGACTGCCACCGCCTAGGCCACCAGCACTTACCCCTACCGGCCCACCTGCGCGCGGAAAGCCGTAGCCTGCGGCGATCGCCTCTAACAACGTTGATTTTCCCACGCCGTTGTCGCCGGTCAGCACGGTCAGCGGTGCGGATAGTCCTAAGGAGCCGGTGGCCTGTAATGCCTGCACCCCGGGCACATCCGAAAGCCAGCCCTCTGCGCGGCCAACAGACAATAATTCGCGGATAAACACTAGTCCGCCAGCAGGTATCTGGTGGTGCCGCGCGGGTCGGCGATAAATTCTTGCCACGCGCGTACGGCTTCTACCTCATCGAAGTCCACAGGTACTACGCCGTGCGCACCTACCTCCAGCAGTGTTGCCCCTGGTATGGACATCAGCACGGGGGAGTGCGTTGCCATCACAACTTGCCCGCCGCGCCGTACCACATGCCACAGCAGTCCCAGTAGTTCCAGTTGTCGGAAGACGGACAGCCCGTCTTCGGGTTCGTCGAGAAGTACGAGGCCGTCGTCGAGACGCTCGCGGTACACCTCCATTAGGCCTTGGCCGTGGCTGAGATCGGGCAGTTCCGCGAACGGCCCACCCAGCGAAGCGTAGTAAAGGCCCAGGTGAAGGAAGGTTTCGCCGCGGACGAAGAAGACGTCTTTGGGGTTCCGTTCTCGCGTGACGACGAGCGCCCGCCCCAACTCGTGTTTCTCGTGGGCAAGGGAGAAGCGGGCGTGGCGTGATCCACCTTCTACGTTGACGCGCATGGCGACGGCAAGTGCCTCCATGAGAGTGGATTTTCCTGCACCGTTGTCGCCGGTCACGATGGTAACCGCGCTCAGTGGCAAGGGTTCGTGGTAAAGCGAGCGCACTGCGGGTAGCGCCTGTACCCACGCGGGCAGCCCGTCGAGGGAGTCGAGGCGCACTCTGGTGATGAACATGTGGCTGAGTGTAGCGCTGCCCAAATTGCTGGAGGCGGTAATTGGGCCATCACACCATCTGGTAGCGGAGTTATCCACAAGTTATCCACAGAGGCCTGTGGATAAGTGAGGATGCGGTACGTTTCAGGGGTGCGGATACAGCGGCGACGTGTCGTGGCCGCCGGGTAAGATGCAGTGCGAGACATCGGCGAGAATTGGGCGACAGGAGGAAGGGGACACCATGGCTTCCAGTGAGGGCGTAGCAAGCTTCGACGACGAAGGCTTTGTGCCACAGCCGGACACCCAGGACAACCGCGGTGAGAGTCGCAGTTATCGTCGAAAAGCGAACTTCAACCGCCAAGACGAAGGCATGCACGAATACCGTCAACCGCCGCATGACCGGCAGGCGGAGATGGGCGTGCTGGGCTCAATGCTGCTCAGCCCCAACACTGTGTTGGATGTCATCGAGGAACTGAGTGCTGAGGACTTCTACTTTCCGGCGCACCAGCTGATCTACCAGGCAATCATGGACCTGTACGCTTCGGGCAGCGAGATCGATCCGGTGATTGTGGCGGGGCGGTTAGATCGGTTAAATGAGCTGGAGCGTGTTGGTGGAGCCCCCTACCTGCACACTCTGATTTCGGAGGTGCCTACAGCGGCGAACGCACGCTACTACGCGGAGATTGTGGCGGAGAAGTCAGTGCTGCGCCAGCTTGTTAATGCTGGTACACGCGTGGTGCAAATGGGCTATGACGGCACTGAGGGGATGGAGGTTGAGGCCGTGGTGGACATGGCCCAACAGGAAGTGTTTAAAGTGGCTCAGAATCGGACCACGGAGGACTACCAATCCTTATCGGAGCTGCTTAAGCCCACTGTTGATGAGTTGGCAAAGATTGAGCGTGGCGGTGGTTTGGAGCAGGGCGTGCCGACGGGTTTCGTGGACCTTGACCGCCTCACCAACGGGCTGCATGCCGGGCAGATGGTGATTATCGCGGCGCGTCCAGGTGTAGGCAAGTCCACACTCGCGTTGGATTTCATGCGCTCGTGTTCGATCCACAGCGGGAAAACCTCGGCGATTTTCTCGCTGGAAATGTCTGCCACCGAGATTGTCATGCGCTTGCTGAGTGCTGAGACAGAGATCAAGCTGTCAAGTATGCGCGCCGGCACCATGGAGGAAAGCGACTGGGTAAAGTTGACCAACCGCCTGGAAGAAATCCAGGAGGCCCCGATCTTCATCGACGATTCCCCGAACTTGACCATGATGGAAATCCGCTCCAAGGCGCGTCGCTTGAAGCAGCAACATGGCCTTGACCTAGTGGTGCTGGACTACCTGCAGCTGATGAGTTCCGGTAGGAAGGTGGAGTCGCGCCAGCAAGAGGTCTCCGAGTTCTCCCGCCAGATGAAACTTCTGGCCAAAGAACTTGAGGTTCCCGTGATCGCGATCTCCCAGCTGAACCGTGGCCCCGAAGCTCGCACCGATAAGAAACCGCAGTTGGCTGACTTACGAGAGTCTGGCTCACTCGAGCAAGACGCCGATATGGTGTTCCTTCTCTACCGCCCAGACTCCCAAGACCGTGACGATGAGCGTGCCGGCGAAGCAGACATTATCGTCGCTAAGCACCGTGGGGGCCCGATCGACACGATCTCAGTCGCCCACCAGCTGCACTACTCCCGCTTTGTGAATATGGCGCACGGGTGACGGCTGCGCCGTCACGGCGGAGGAGAAACCGGCTGCGCCGTCACGGGGGTAGTGTCGCACATCACAAGCGTACCCCCTTGTGTGATCGGTGCACGTATGAAAGCCCTGAAAAGACCAGACCAGAGGGACCTATCAATTTCGCGATTGAGTTAGGTTTGGCTTACCAACGGTGACAAGCTGCGGAAATCACCCTAAAGTGAGGGCAAACAGAAAGGAGCCAGTCGTGACCAGCCGATCCATTGACAATGCATACCCAGCCTGCGCGGCGACTGTGGCACGTCTTGATAACTCCATCATGGTTGCCCGCACCGACGCGTCCACCATGTTGCTCAACATGCCACGTTCGATCGACGAGCTTTCCCAAGCCACGCAGGACCAGGGATTTTTCTCGAAGTTGAAGAGTCTTTTCACGCAATTTATGCGCTGAAAACTTACACACAATTAGTCGCGGGGCGGGAACAATCATCCGCCCCGCGACTAATCTAGCATCTTGCCGCGCTGTTCTGGCAGGGTAAAGGCGGCTACCGCTGCGATCATAAAAGCGGAGGCGAACACCGCAAACACAGCCGCTTGATTACCAAAAGCCAAAAGCGGCGGAACGATCAACGGTGCCAAGATCGAGCCGATGCGGCCAAAAGCTGCTGCTGCCCCTGTACCGGTGGCGCGGATGGCGGTGGGGTAGAGCTCCGGGCCAATCGCGTAAAGCGCTCCCCACGCACCCAAATTGAAAAAGGAGAGCAGACAACCGGCCGCGATGATCTGCCATTCCGCGGTGGCCAACCCGTACAGCCCTGCGCTGACAGCGGAACCTACGAGGAACACGGACAGTGTCACGCGCCGGCCCCACACCTCAATCAACCAACCTGCCATCGCATATCCCGGGAGCTGCGCCAGGGTAATTATCAAGGTGAATGTAAAGGAGCGCACCAGGGTGAAACCCTGGTCTACCAGCAAGGAGGGAATCCAGGTGAAGGCTCCGTAGTAGGCGAGCGATACCCCGAACCACACGATCCACAAAGCCAGCGTGCGTTTCCTCATGTCGCGGCCCCACATGCCGCCGGTGAGGTGTTCTTCTGTTTGGGCAGTGGTGAGCGGGTCATAGTAGGCCGGATCCACGTCCTTTTCAAAGGAGCGCACCACTTCCTCGGCCTCGTCGTAACGCCCCTTCTGCTCCAAAAAGCGCACGGATTCTGGCATCTTCATGCGCACATAAAGCGCATACAGGGCGGGGACGGCGCCCAGGGCAAGGCCCCAGCGCCACCCATTTTCGCCTTCTGCGACTACGAAAGTGCCGATCACCGCCGCCAGAATCCAGCCAACCGCCCAGAATGCTTCAAGCCACACCACCATGCGGCCGCGCACTTTGCGCGGGGCAAACTCGCTAACCAACGTAGAGGCCACGGGAAGTTCAGCTCCCAAACCTAAGCCGGTAAGAAAGCGGAACACCAGCAGCACCGCCACAGAGACGGCCAAGGCCGAGGCGCCAGTGGCCAGGCCGTAGACCAGCAGTGTTAGGGCAAAAACTTGGCGGCGCCCGATCTTGTCTGCAAGTAATCCGCCCAGACTTGCACCAATCGCCATGCCAATAAAACCAACTGAGGCAATCCAGCTCGTGGTGGTTTTATCAAGGTCCCAATGGATGGCAAGGGCTGCGATCACGAAAGAGACCAGCCCCACGTCCATCGCGTCGAGTGCCCAGCCAATTCCGGAGCCGACCAGCAGCTTCCGGTGCTTAGGGGTGACGGGCAGGCGGTCAAGCCGTTCAGCGCGCGTCAGGCCCTGTTCGTTGGCCAGGCCCTGTTCTTTTGTGGTAGTCACGCCTCACACTATAGGGCCCGGCACTCATAAAACGTGCTTCAAAGCAACAAGTTTCCACATCCACACAGTTCCCTGATCGACGGCATCCTGGCCGAACCCAAGGCCGTGAGGTCCAGGACGTGTCTAAGACAGGCGTTCAGTATGAGGACCTGAATCTGCGCAGGCGCAGCGAATTGCTCACCACAAATACGGAGCTAAACGCCATCGCGATACCGGCGAGCATCGGGTTGAGCAAGCCCAACGCTGCTACCGGGATAAGCACCACATTGTAGGCGAATGCCCAGAACAAGTTGCCTTTGATTGTGCCGAGGGTTTTCCGGGAAAGGCGGATGGCATCAACGGCGCTGCGCAGGTCATTGTTCATCAGGGTGATGTCTGAAGCTTCGATGGCTACGTCGGTTCCGGCACCCATCGCAAGGCCAAGATCGGCGGTGGCCAAGGCAGCTGCATCATTGACCCCATCACCGACCATGGCCACGTGTTTGCCTTCGCCCTGGAGACGGCGCACAACGTTGACCTTATCTTCCGGTATGACCTCAGCGATCACATTCTGGGCCGCCACACCGACCTCCGCCGCGACGGCTTCGGCAGCGCCCCGGTTATCGCCGGTCAGAAGGTAGGGGGTCAGCCCTAGCTCCTGAAAGTGGTGGACTGCCTCTGCGGAGGTGTCTTTGATGGTGTCACGTACGGTGATGGTGCCGATCGCCTCGTCGTTACGCGTCACGACGACTGGCGTGCCACCCGCCTGTTGTGCCTGATCAAAGGCCTGCTGCAGTTTACCGAGTGGCGCAGCGGGGCGGCCAACCACGATGCGGTCCTCGCCGACCATGCCGGATACTCCAACACCTGGCTCGTTCTGGAAACTGGTCGCCGTCAGTTCCTCCGCCGGTTCCATCGAGGAACGAGTTGACTGAGACGCACGCACGATCGCCTGTGCTATCGGGTGTTCGGAGCCTGCCTCGATGGTGGCAGCAAGAGCCAATACTTCTTCGTTTGTGCAGCCTTCTGCGGCGGCGATGTGGGTTACGTTCATCTCACCGGAGGTGACGGTGCCGGTCTTGTCCAGCACGATGGTGTCTGCCTGACGGGTAGATTCAAGGATTTCGGGTCCTTTAATCAATAGGCCCATTTGGGCGCCGCGGCCGGTGCCCACCAGAATAGCGGTCGGCGTTGCCAAGCCGAGAGCACATGGGCAGGCGATGATCAGCACTGCGACAGCGGCGGTGAACGCGTGGGCCAGTTCGTGGCCCACCAGCAAGTGGCCGATCAGCGTGAGGATCGCGATGATAATCACGACTGGGACGAAGATCGCTGAGATGCGGTCTACGAGTCGCTCCACCGGGGCCTTACCGGCCTGCGCGTCTGACACCAGCTTGGCCATCTGGCTCAACGTAGTCTCGGCGCCAACACGCGTAGCCTCCACGATGAGCCGGCCCGAGGTATTCAAGGTGGCACCGGTGACGGTGTCATCGGCCGTGACCTCCACGGGTACGGACTCGCCGGTGAGCATGGACTCGTCGACAGCAGAGCTGCCGTCGACCACGTGCCCATCGGTGGCGATCTTCTCACCCGGGCGCACGATAAACCGATCGCCTACCTGCAGCTGCGCAATCGGGACGCGTACCTCAGCGCCATCGCGGATCACTGCAGCGTCCTTGGCACCCATGTTCAACAAGTCACGCAGGGCTTCCGACGAATGCCCCTTCGCTTTCGTCTCAAACCAACGTCCCAGCAACAGGAAAGTAATCACCACTGCGGTGGTTTCCAAGTAGATCTCATCCATGCTGGTATCCGACGGCAGCAAGCTCATCTCCATGGTCATGCCCGTTACACCCGCGTTACCGAAGAACAACGCGTAAATACTCCACCAATACGCCGCCGAAGTACCCAGCGTGATCAAAGTATCCATGGTTGTTGCACCGTGCTTCAGGTTTGCCCAGGTTGCGCGGTGAAACGGCTCGCCGCCGTTGACATACACCAGCGTGGTCATCACAAGCACCGCCCACTGCCAGTAGGTGAACTGCAGTGCCGGAATCATGGAGATCAGCATGATCGGCACAGTAAGAATCGCCGAGGAGATCAGCTTCGATTTTAGGCGGTCGGCTTCGTCGTTACGTGCGCTGTCAATCCGGTCCTGTGCACTTAACGACGATGGGCTGCCGCTCACTGTGCTTCCGGCACCAGTACTTCCGCCCTCGTCGTTCCCGGCCACTGCTGCGTCGGAGTTATCGTCGGCAAGCGTAAATGCGTCGTAACCAGCACCTTTCACCACATCAATGAGGTGGGTTTTGTCAACCTTAGCGGGATCGTACTTAATGGTAGCCGTTTCGGTGGAGAAGTTCACCGAGGCATCCACTCCGTCAACCTTGTTCAACTTGCGTTGCACACGGTTCGAGCACGAGGTGCACGTCATGCCAGTAACGCCGAGATCGATCTGCGCCAGGGTGACTGGTGCTGTTATCGGCGCGTCGGTGGTTTCGGGGTTGTTCATCGGGTTTCTTCCTTCCCGTTTCCGCGCGCTACTTCAGGGCGTAGCCTGCTTCCTCAACGGCAGCTGCGACCTGATCGTCGGTGAAGTTCTCGCCGGTGACGGAAACAGCGCCGGTGGTGTGATCAGCAGTAACAGCAGTAACTCCGCTGATTTCGCCGACCTCTTCCTTCACGCTAGCTTCGCAGTGTCCGCAGGTCATGCCTTCGACGGTGTAGTTCTTCACAGCCATGATAAATCCTTTCGTCAGAGTAGATGAACCTGACTTTATACCCCTAGGGGGTAAGCGTCAATGGCGGGATGACGACGAAAACGGCCGGACCGACACAAATGGCCGGACCGGGGCGACGGCCACGCCGAGGCGCTACCCTTGCTGATGTCCTGACATGATCGAGATGCGGTTGTAGGTATTTATCAGGATGATCGCCCACTCCAGCGCAGCAAGTTGCTCTTCAGTGAAGACCTCCCTAGCCTTGCGCGCGGCGTCCAAATGGCGGTTACCGTGAGGTAAAAGAGTAATTTCTTCTGCCAGCTCAAGGGCTGCGCATTCCTCCTTAGCAAAGTATCCGGGTTGCTCACGCCACGCCGCCAAAACGTCAAGTTTGGCCTGCTCAACACCAGCGTCACGCGCGCCGGAGGCGTGTGTGACCAAGCAGAGGGCACAGCCGTTTAACTGGCTAACGCGGACGTTCACTAATTCGACGAGTCCTCCTGGCAGTTCCACCTCTTCAAAAGTGCGGAGCAATTGTCCGATCACCTTGCCCTGGGCTTTGAAGATTTCAGGGAAGACCTCGACTAGATCGGGGACATTTTTTGACTCATTCATGATTCAATCCTCATTTCTGGGCGGGCGACGGGTTCAGGATTCACACGTGGCCTAAGCCGCGAGTTCGGGAAAGTTGGCGCAGGTAGGCGGGCCAATCCGTCGGGATCGTGGGAGATATAGCCATGTGTTTCGCCGAAGCGCTCACTGTGCTCCTCCCACTCACGACGGTACTGGGCCACCTCGTCATGGGTGCGGCCGATGAAGTTCCACCACATCACAATATCTTCGGCAAACGGTTCGCCGCCGATGAAAATTACGCGTGCCGACGCGTCACCTGGATTGTGCAGCGTCAGCTGTGTTTCACCAACACCTGTGTAAGCAAGCTCACGACGATTGACTGTCACACCTTCCAGCTCTACGGGGCCCTCGTCGACAAGCAACCCGTGTTCAAAGGTTGGATCCACATCGATGTGTACCGTCGCGCCGGGCTGAAGCCTGATTTCTGCGCCGACCAGCGGAGTAAAGGTAGGGATCGGCGAGGTCTGCCCAAATAGTGAACCCATGAAAACTAGCGCGCGGGCGCCGTCGAGTTCGACAAACTCGGGGGCGTAGTGGTCGAAGTGGCGCTGGCCGTGGCGGGCCGAGTCCGGCAGAACGGTCCACAGCTGCACGCCATGCAGCACGGTGGTGGACTGAGTGGACACCTCAGAGTGGCAAATGCCGGCACCGGCTGTCATGAGATTGACCTCGCCGGGCAGAACAACTGCGTGATTGTCACCGGAATCGTGGTGTGTGATGTTGCCCGCGAAAAGCCAGGACACGGTCTGAAGCCCGGTGTGCGGGTGCGGTACACGGTCATGGCGCGTGGCCCGCCGAGAGGAACCTCACGGGCGGTGATGATTTCTACTCCCGCTACGGTAGTGGACATGTCACATAGTGTACGTGAGGTTCACGGCGTTATTCCTCGAGAAGTGAAAACCCTGCGGCTTCAACGGCGTCGCGGACGTGTTCGTCGGAGATCGCATGCCCGTCCACTGTTATATGGCCGGTTTCCACCTCGATGTCCACTCCTTGAAATCCGGGGATCTGGGCGATCTCGGCCTCAAGCTTTTCTGCATCTGCGGATGTTTCAAGCCCTTCCACACTGTAATTTTTGGTCACTGCGATCACTCCTTGAAAATTAACGGTGCGGGAATATCTTGGCTCCAGGTATCGTTGGGGCCTATAAGTAAAGACTACAAAATTAGGGAGACAAAATGGCAACGATTGATTTAAACGAAGAAAACTTCGAGCAGACCGTGACTCAGGACGGCATAGTCTTCGTCGACCCGTGGGCTGACTGGTGCGGGCCATGCAAGCAGTTCGCGCCAACTTTTGAGAAGGCCTCGGAGGCGCATCCCGACGTCACCTTCGCGAAAGTGGATACAGAGGAAAACCAGCAGCTTGCCGCAGCTCTTCAGGTTCAGGCCATCCCAACTTTGATGGCGTTTCGCGACGGCATCCTCGTTTATCGCGAGGCCGGCGCGCTGCCGCCAAAGGCGTTCGATGATCTCATCGGCCAGGTTAAGGCCCTTGACATGGATGACGTCCGCCGCCAAGTGGAGGAGCAGAATCGGCAGCAGTAATGCCCGCATCTTTCTGCATAATCCACCCCCGCTTAGGGGGTGGATTTTGGCATGTCCGGTGTCTTCATCGGGTGTGGTTGCTTAGCGACGATCATGTGGGGGCTGCGGTTTACGGCGAGAATGGGTGGAAAACCGTAAACTGAATGCCATTAACTGTGAACCTTAAATTAGTAGGAGTGATGAACGCTCATGGCTAAGAACCCGTTGAGCAAGGGCTGGAAGTACTTGATGGCATCTTTCGATCAGAAGATCGACGAGAACGCTGATCCAAAGGTGCAGATTCAGCAGGCTGTCAACGCCGCGAAAGAGCAGCATCAACAGATTGCCCAGCAGGCAGCGAGTGTCATCGGAAATAAAAAGCAGCTGGAAATGCAGCTGGATCGCCTCCAGAAGTCTCAGGCGGACCACCAACAAAAGACTCGCACTGCTTTGCAGGCTGCGGATGAGGCTGCAGCCGCAGGCGACACTGAAAAGGCTGCGCAGTTCAATAACTCCGCTGAAGTTTTTGCTTCACAGCTAGTGTCTATAGAGCAGGAGCTGGAAAACACTAAGCAGCTATATGCGGCGGCAGAACAGGCAGCGGCGCAGGCGGAGCAGCAGCAGAAGGAGTCTGAGGCACGGCTGCAGGGGCAGTTGGCCGAGGTGGATAAGCTGATGGCGCAGGCTGATCAGGCCGAAATGCAGGAGAAAACTGTTGAGGCGATGGATACGATTGGCCAGTTCAACTCTGATGATTCAGTTCCTACCCTTGATGGTGTGCGCGACAAGATTGAGCGTCGTTACGCGGATGCGTTGGGGCAGCAAGAGCTGATGGGTAATACGGTGAATGACCGGATAGCGGAGATCACTGCGACCGGAACCGACATGAAGGCAGCCGCGAAGCTTGATGAGATTCGTGCGTCAATGAAAAGCGCTGGAGAGCTGACTTCTGGTACCACAACGGATCCTGCAACGGATACTGACGGCACCAAGTAATCTGGTTTTCCGTCACCCCACGATAAAACAGCCTCCTTGCCCAGGGCAGGGAGGCCGTTGTGTGCTGTCGAGAAAAACTTATTCCCCGCGTCGCATGTTGATCAGCACGCCACGAATACCGGAGTGGAAACCGTCGCGCAGGTTCACGCGCTGGGATTCACTGAGGGTATATTCGTGCAATGTTTCGCAGGCGAATTGCAAGAGTGGCCTGTCGATCTCTGGCGGAAGGCCACCACCGGAAAGGGTGTGGGCTTTGTCGCGTTGTTCGCCGGAGGCTGCGTTGTCATACCACCACGTCGCATACTGTTGCCCCACGTCAAATGGGGTTTGGAACCCGGCGGACGTCCACACCTCTTCGGGTAGTGGCACGTAGCGGGATCGGAGTTTGCGGCGCGGCGCCATCATCGACGGCTTCGGTGTAGGTTTCCTTCCTTCCGATAGGTCGCCCGGAGTTGGGCCGGGCGTTGGCTGCTTCGCCAGCTCAGCTTCAACCTCAGACGGTTCATCGTCCTCGCTGGTCACCGCTGGTTCCGTCGCGGGTATGTCGCCGGCTTCAACAGGTGGCTTCGCTTCAATCCCTGCAGCTGTTGTCCCTTCAGTTGGGCTGCTCCTGGTCTCAGAAGAAACAGATTCAGAAGGAGTAGATTCTGAAGAAGCAGGCGCTGGGGCAACCGAGTTGTCTGCTGGTGCCGGGATCTCGGTCATGCCCTGGACTTGGCCGATAGGCTCGGCATCGTCGATGGGGCGTTCACGGATGGTTGGTGGCAGAGGTCCCTCGAGGACCTGCAGCTGCATAGCGTCGGCGAAGTCCTCGCGCGGATCCAGAATGGTCACCGAGTCGCACACGTGACGTAGTGCCGAGCTCATGGAATCCCACCCAAATCCGTACAGATGGACGCGGACCCCATTGTTGGTGGCTTCTTCTACGCCTGGGATCATGTCGGCATCACCGGAGACTAAGACGAAGTCGGTGAACTGCCTGCGCATCGCGTTGACCACGATATCGGTGACTAGACGGGTATCCACACCCTTCTGGGTGCGTCGCTCGCCCCATTCAATCAGCTGGCCGGTGCGCAGTTGTACACCGTCGCAGGTGCGCAGGGCGCGCTGGTAGCGGTGGGGACCGGATTCGGGGATGCCGTCGTACCAGTATTGGCGGTGGATGGGTTGGTGTAGTTGGTGGGTGATCATTTGGTCCAGGTTGTTGACCACCTCGGGTAAATCAAGTTCTAGTTGTGATCGCGCTCCTGTTTCCCATGAGTTGTAAAAGCTTGCGAGCAGGTAAGACGTGTCCACAAAGACAATTGTGCGTTCAAGCATGGCTCCTAAATTCCGTATCTTTTCGTTCTAAATATTCGTTTACGCCCTCCAGTCTGCCTGACACAGGGTGTCTGCGTCGACAAAGTGAGGCCAAATGCAGCCAGATTGGAAGAAATCTTTACTCTACTCAACGGTTAACCTTGATCTTTAGTTCCACGGCTTATATAGTTAGTTACACCACTAACTAACCAACTAACTGAGTGGAGGTGTTGAAAGTGGACAACACCGCCGAGCCGCTGTTCCGGCAGATTGCCACGCTGATCGAGGATTCGATTGTCGATGGAAACCTGCATCCCGGCCAGCAAGCCCCATCGACCAATGCGTTGGCCGCTTTTCATGACATTAATCCGGCCACCGCGCGCAAGGGACTGAATTTGCTTGTCGACGAAGGCGTGCTGGAAAAACGGCGTGGCCTTGGAATGTTTGTCACAGAGCATGCCCGAGAGGTGATCGTCGATAAGCGAAAACTGGACTTTGCAGCCCAATATTTAGCACCGCTTGTCGACGAAGCCGTCCGGCTGGGATACACCCGCGAGACCCTCTATGACCTGATCGATCGAGTTGCAGAAAGTCGAGGAATGTACCGATGATCACCACGACCGACCTGACGAAAAGCTATAAGAACAAAGATGTTTTGACCGGTGTGACGTTCCACCTGGAACAAGGTGGGATCCACGGTCTGCTGGGGCGCAACGGTGTGGGCAAATCCACACTGTTGGGCATCCTGGCCGGCCAGATCAAGGCCGACGGTGGCACAGCCGAGGTTATGGGGTACGCCCCTTTCGATAATGCCGACCTGATGGATGAGGTGGTGCTGGCAGGCGTCGATACGCCTTATCCGGCAGCCTGGAGCGGCCAAGCAATTCTGCAGGCAGCCGCCCTACGCTACCCGCGGTGGGATGAGCAGGGCGCCAACCGCCTCGTGGGCGATTTCGCGCTAGAAGGCATGCTGGATACTAAGTATTCGGCGCTGTCGCGCGGGCAGAAAGCCATGATGGGAA comes from Corynebacterium cystitidis and encodes:
- the trxA gene encoding thioredoxin; the protein is MATIDLNEENFEQTVTQDGIVFVDPWADWCGPCKQFAPTFEKASEAHPDVTFAKVDTEENQQLAAALQVQAIPTLMAFRDGILVYREAGALPPKAFDDLIGQVKALDMDDVRRQVEEQNRQQ
- a CDS encoding heavy-metal-associated domain-containing protein, producing the protein MTKNYSVEGLETSADAEKLEAEIAQIPGFQGVDIEVETGHITVDGHAISDEHVRDAVEAAGFSLLEE
- a CDS encoding GntR family transcriptional regulator codes for the protein MDNTAEPLFRQIATLIEDSIVDGNLHPGQQAPSTNALAAFHDINPATARKGLNLLVDEGVLEKRRGLGMFVTEHAREVIVDKRKLDFAAQYLAPLVDEAVRLGYTRETLYDLIDRVAESRGMYR
- a CDS encoding NYN domain-containing protein; the encoded protein is MLERTIVFVDTSYLLASFYNSWETGARSQLELDLPEVVNNLDQMITHQLHQPIHRQYWYDGIPESGPHRYQRALRTCDGVQLRTGQLIEWGERRTQKGVDTRLVTDIVVNAMRRQFTDFVLVSGDADMIPGVEEATNNGVRVHLYGFGWDSMSSALRHVCDSVTILDPREDFADAMQLQVLEGPLPPTIRERPIDDAEPIGQVQGMTEIPAPADNSVAPAPASSESTPSESVSSETRSSPTEGTTAAGIEAKPPVEAGDIPATEPAVTSEDDEPSEVEAELAKQPTPGPTPGDLSEGRKPTPKPSMMAPRRKLRSRYVPLPEEVWTSAGFQTPFDVGQQYATWWYDNAASGEQRDKAHTLSGGGLPPEIDRPLLQFACETLHEYTLSESQRVNLRDGFHSGIRGVLINMRRGE
- a CDS encoding PspA/IM30 family protein gives rise to the protein MAKNPLSKGWKYLMASFDQKIDENADPKVQIQQAVNAAKEQHQQIAQQAASVIGNKKQLEMQLDRLQKSQADHQQKTRTALQAADEAAAAGDTEKAAQFNNSAEVFASQLVSIEQELENTKQLYAAAEQAAAQAEQQQKESEARLQGQLAEVDKLMAQADQAEMQEKTVEAMDTIGQFNSDDSVPTLDGVRDKIERRYADALGQQELMGNTVNDRIAEITATGTDMKAAAKLDEIRASMKSAGELTSGTTTDPATDTDGTK
- a CDS encoding carboxymuconolactone decarboxylase family protein; this encodes MNESKNVPDLVEVFPEIFKAQGKVIGQLLRTFEEVELPGGLVELVNVRVSQLNGCALCLVTHASGARDAGVEQAKLDVLAAWREQPGYFAKEECAALELAEEITLLPHGNRHLDAARKAREVFTEEQLAALEWAIILINTYNRISIMSGHQQG